In one Salvelinus sp. IW2-2015 linkage group LG26, ASM291031v2, whole genome shotgun sequence genomic region, the following are encoded:
- the cnot1 gene encoding CCR4-NOT transcription complex subunit 1 isoform X8: MNLDSLSLALSQISYLVDNLTKKNYRASQQEIQHIVNRHGPEADRHLLRCLFSHVDFSGDGKSSGKDFHQFLIQECVSLISKPNFISTLCYAIDNPLHYQKSLKPSAHLFTQLSKVLKLSKVQEVIFGLALLNSCNADLRGFAAQFVKQKLPDLLRSYVDADLGVNQEGGFQDIAIEVLHLLLSHLLFGQKGASGVGQEQIDAFLKTLCRDFPQARCPVVLAPLLYPEKRDILMDRILPDSGELAKTMMESSLAEFMQEVGYGFCASLDECRNIILQYGVREVTASQVARVLGMMARTHSGLSDGIPLQSISAPGSGIWSDGKDKSDGSQAHTWNVEVLIDVVKEVNPNLNFKEVTYELDHPGFMIRDSKGLQMVVYGIQRGLGMEVFPVDLIYRPWKHAEGQLSFIQHSLMSPDVFCFADYPCHTVAIDILKAPPEDDNREIATWKSLDLVESLLRLSEVGQYEQVKQLFSFPIKHCPDMLVLALLQISTSWHTLRHELISTLMPIFLGNHPNSAIILHYAWHGQGQSPSIRQLIMHSMAEWYMRGEQYDQAKLSRILDVAQDLKSLSMLLNGTPFAFVIDLAALASRREYLKLDKWLTDKIREHGEPFIQACVTFLKRRCPSIMGGLAPEKDQPKSAQLPPETMATMLGCLQSCAGSVSQELSETILTMVANCSNVMNKARQPPPGVMPKGRAPSTSSLDAISPVQMDPLTAMGSLNLSSSATSHTQSMQGFPTPLSSAFSNPQSPAKAFPPLSNPNPSTPFGGIGSLSSQLGNTGPLGSGIGSGLGMPAVSSDPFGTRKMSTPGLNPTTFQQSKMKASDLSQVWPEANQHFSKEIDDEANSYFQRIYNHPPHPTMSVDEVLEMLQRFKDSTIKREREVFNCMLRNLFEEYRFFPQYPDKELHITACLFGGIIEKGLVTYMALGLALRYVLEALRKPFGSKMYYFGIAALDRFKNRLKDYPQYCQHLASIGHFLQFPLTLQECVQYIEYGQQSRDPPVKMQGSITTPGSLALAQAQAQSQPPKAPQPGQPSTLVTTATTTTTVAKTTTITRPTPGSFKKDVPPSINTTNIDTLLVATDQTERIVEPPENVQEKIAFIFNNLSQSNMTQKVEELKETVKEEFMPWVSQYLVMKRVSIEPNFHSLYSNFLDTLKNPEFVKMVLNETYRNIKVLLTSDKAAANFSDRSLLKNLGHWLGMITLAKNKPILYTDLEVKSLLLEAYVKGQQELLYVVPFVAKVLESSLRSVIFRPQNPWTMAIMNVLAELHTEHDLKLNLKFEIEVLCKNLSLDINDLKPGTLLKDKDKLKSLEEQLSAPKKEAKPPEEMIPIVSTGIQHFQTGMPLVGDFLPFAAAPSTPAPTTACSATGPPTPQFSYHDINVYALAGLAPHINININIPLLQAHPQLKQCVRQSIERAVQELVHPVVDRSIKIAMTTCEQIVRKDFALDSEESRMRVAAHHMMRNLTAGMAMITCREPLLMSIATNLKNSFAAALRAPTPQQREMMEEAAARVAQDNCELACCFIQKTAVEKAGPEMDKRLATEFELRKHARQEGRRYCDPVVLTYQAERMPEQIRLKVGGVDPKQLAVYEEFARNVPGFLPSNDLSQPTGFLAQPMKQQAWATDDVAQIYDKCMADLEQHLHAIPPALAMNPQTQALRSLLEAVALARNSRDGIAALGLLQKAVEGLLDATSGADADLLLRYRECHLLVLKALQDGRAYGPLWCNKQITRCLIECRDEYKYNVEAVELLIRNHLVNMQQYDLHLAQSMENGLHYMAVAFAMQLVKLLLVDERSVSHITEADLFHTIETLMRTSAHSRANAPEGLPQLMDVVRSNYEAMIDRAHGGPNFMMHSGISQASEYDDPPGLREKAEYLLREWVNLYHSAAAGRDSTKAFSAFVGQMHQQGILKTDDLITRFFRLCTEMCVEISYRAQAEQQHNPAASAAIIRAKCYHNLDAFVRLIALLVKHSGEATNTVTKINLLNKVLGIVVGVLIQDHDVRQTEFQQLPYHRIFIMLLLELNAPEHVLETINFQTLTAFCNTFHILRPTKAPGFVYAWLELISHRIFIARMLAHTPQQKGWPMYAQLLIDLFKYLAPFLRNVELNKPMQILYKGTLRVLLVLLHDFPEFLCDYHYGFCDVIPPNCIQLRNLILSAFPRNMRLPDPFTPNLKVDMLSEINIAPRILTNFTGVMPSQFKKDLDSYLKTRSPVTFLSELRSNLQVGGATLGPWKYLQHNDTSLEQVSNEPGNRYNIQLINALVLYVGTQAIAHIHNKGSTPSMSTITHSAHMDIFQNLAVDLDTEGRYLFLNAIANQLRYPNSHTHYFSCTMLYLFAEANTEAIQEQITRVLLERLIVNRPHPWGLLITFIELIKNPAFKFWSHDFVHCAPEIEKLFQSVAQCCMGQKQAQQVMEGTGAS; encoded by the exons ATGAATCTTGACTCGCTCTCGCTGGCTTTGTCTCAAATCAGCTACCTGGTGGACAATTTAACAAAGAAAAACtacagagccagccagcaggaaaTACAGCAT ATTGTGAATCGTCACGGCCCTGAGGCGGACAGGCATTTATTACGCTGTCTCTTCTCCCATGTGGATTTCAGTGGTGATGGTAAAAGCAGTGGCAAAGATTTTCATCAG TTTCTGATCCAGGAGTGTGTTTCACTGATTTCAAAGCCTAATTTTATTTCAACACTTTGCTACGCCATCGACAATCCTTTGCACTACCAGAAG AGTTTGAAGCCGTCGGCCCACTTGTTTACTCAGTTGAGTAAAGTTCTCAAGCTAAGCAAGGTTCAAGAA GTGATATTTGGCCTTGCTTTGCTCAATTCGTGCAACGCAGACCTTCGTGGTTTTG CCGCGCAGTTCGTCAAACAAAAGCTCCCTGATCTCCTCCGCTCGTACGTGGACGCGGACCTTGGCGTTAACCAGGAAGGTGGCTTCCAAGATATTGCCATAGAGGTCCTGCACCTGCTCCTCTCCCATCTTCTGTTTGGCCAGAAGGGAGCCAGTGGCGTCGGACAAGAGCAGATTGACGCTTTCCTCAAGACACTGTGCAGAG atttCCCGCAGGCGCGCTGCCCTGTGGTGCTTGCACCGCTGCTGTACCCTGAAAAACGGGACATTCTGATGGACAGGATTCTGCCAGACTCGGGAGAGTTAGCCAAGACCATGATGGAGAGTTCTCTTGCAGAGTTCATGCAGGAAGTTGGCTATGGCTTTTGTGCAAG TCTTGATGAATGCCGCAACATAATTCTGCAGTATGGGGTGCGAGAGGTTACTGCCAGCCAGGTGGCCAGGGTCCTGGGGATGATGGCTCGTACCCACTCTGGCTTGTCTGATGGAATCCCCCTACAG TCCATCTCTGCTCCGGGCAGTGGCATTTGGAGTGATGGAAAGGACAAAAGTGATGGTTCTCAGGCCCACACTTGGAATGTAGAAGTTCTGATTGACGTGGTCAAAGAAGTT AACCCCAATCTGAACTTCAAAGAGGTGACCTACGAGCTCGATCACCCTGGCTTTATGATCCGGGACAGTAAGGGACTTCAGATGGTGGTGTATGGGATCCAGAGGGGCCTGGGCATGGAGGTGTTCCCTGTCGACCTCATCTATCGGCCCTGGAAGCATGCTGAGGGACAG CTGTCATTCATTCAGCACTCCCTCATGAGCCCAGATGTGTTCTGCTTCGCTGACTACCCCTGCCACACCGTAGCCATCGACATACTGAAGGCGCCACCCGAGGACGATAACAGGGAGATAGCCACCTG GAAGAGCCTGGACCTGGTGGAGAGCCTCCTGCGCCTCTCTGAGGTGGGTCAGTACGAGCAGGTGAAGCAGCTCTTCAGTTTCCCCATCAAGCACTGTCCTGACATGCTGGTGCTGGCGCTGCTGCAGATCAGCACCTCCTGGCACACCCTGCGCCACGAGCTCATCTCCACCCTCATGCCCATCTTCCTGGGCAACCATCCCAACTCTGCCATCATCTTGCACTACGCGTGGCACGGACAGGGCCAGTCCCCCTCTATCCGTCAGCTGATCATGCACTCGATGGCAGAGTGGTACATGAGAGGAGAGCAGTACGACCAGGCCAAGCTGTCCCGCATCCTGGATGTGGCCCAGGACTTGAAG tctctttcaATGCTGCTAAATGGTACTCCATTTGCCTTTGTTATTGACCTTGCTGCACTTGCCTCTCGCCGTGAATACCTCAAACTTGACAAATGGCTGACTGACAAAATCCGAGAGCACGGG GAGCCCTTCATCCAGGCATGTGTAACGTTCCTGAAGAGACGCTGTCCCTCTATTATGGGTGGTCTGGCCCCAGAGAAGGACCAGCCCAAAAGCGCCCAGCTCCCCCCGGAAACGATGGCTACCATGCTGGGCTGTCTGCAGTCCTGTGCAGG GAGTGTGTCTCAAGAGCTCTCTGAGACTATCTTGACCATGGTTGCCAACTGTAGCAACGTCATGAACAAAGCCCGCCAGCCACCACCGGGGGTCATGCCAAAGGGACGTGCTCCCAGCACCAGCAGCCTAGACGCCATTTCCCCTGTGCAG ATGGATCCCCTGACAGCCATGGGTTCGCTGAACCTGAGCAGCTCTGccacctctcacacacagagcATGCAGGGCTTCCCTACCCCGCTGAGCTCTGCCTTCAGCAACCCCCAGTCCCCAGCTAAGGCCTTCCCTCCACTGTCCAACCCCAACCCCAGCACACCATTTGGGGGGATTGGAAGCCTCTCTTCACAGCTAGGTAACACAG GTCCGCTGGGATCAGGCATTGGTTCTGGTCTTGGAATGCCAGCGGTGAGCAGCGATCCGTTTGGGACGAGGAAGATGAGCACACCGGGCCTGAATCCGACCACCTTTCAGCAGAGTAAGATGAAGGCCT CTGACCTATCTCAGGTGTGGCCCGAGGCTAACCAGCACTTTAGTAAGGAGATTGACGATGAGGCTAACAGTTACTTCCAGCGCATCTACAatcaccccccacaccccaccaTGTCTGTGGATGAG gtgctggagatgttgcagAGGTTCAAGGACTCCACCATCAAGCGAGAGCGGGAGGTCTTTAACtgtatgctgaggaacttgtTTGAGGAGTACCGCTTCTTCCCCCAGTACCCTGACAAGGAGCTGCACATCACCGCCTGCCTGTTCGGGGGGATCATCGAGAAGGGTCTTGTCACCTACATGGCCCTTGGGCTGGCCCTCAGATATGTCCTTGAAGCCTTAAGGAAGCCATTTGGATCCAAAATGTATTACTTTGGAATCGCTGCTCTAGATAGATTCAAAAATAG GCTGAAGGACTATCCCCAATATTGTCAGCATTTGGCCTCGATCGGCCACTTTCTGCAATTCCCCCTTACTTTACAAGA GTGTGTGCAGTATATAGAGTATGGCCAACAGTCACGGGATCCTCCAGTGAAGATGCAAGGATCCATCACCACCCCTGGGAGCCTGGCGTTGGCTCAAGCTCAGGCCCAGTCTCAGCCTCCCAAAGCCCCCCAGCCTGGACAGCCCAGCACACTGGTCACCAcagctaccaccaccaccactgtcgCCAAAACCACTACCATCACACGACCTACCCCTGGCAGCTTCAAGAAGGATGTGCCG CCCTCCATCAACACCACAAACATTGACACTCTGCTAGTAGCAACAGACCAAACCGAGAGGATTGTGGAACCCCCAGAAAATGTTCAAGAGAAAATTGCTTTCATCTTCAATAACCTGTCACAATCCAACATGACACAGAAG GTTGAGGAGTTAAAGGAAACTGTGAAAGAGGAGTTTATGCCCTGGGTCTCCCAGTATCTGGTCATGAAGAGGGTCAGCATCGAGCCCAACTTCCACAGCCTATACTCCAACTTTCTAGACACTCTGAAGAACCCTGAGTTTGTCAAAATGGTCCTGAATGAAACTTACAGAAACATCAAG GTTCTCCTTACCTCTGATAAGGCAGCTGCAAACTTCTCTGATCGATCCCTACTGAAGAATTTGGGCCACTGGCTTGGCATGATCACTCTGGCAAAAAACAAGCCCATCCTCTACACG gATTTGGAGGTAAAATCCCTCTTGTTGGAAGCCTATGTCAAGGGGCAGCAGGAGCTACTGTATGTGGTCCCGTTTGTGGCCAAAGTCCTGGAATCCAGTTTGCGTAGCGTG ATCTTCCGACCTCAGAATCCCTGGACCATGGCCATCATGAATGTTCTGGCAGAGTTGCATACGGAACATGATCTGAAG CTGAACTTAAAGTTTGAGATTGAGGTGCTGTGTAAGAACTTATCACTGGACATCAATGACCTGAAGCCTGGCACCCTGCTGAAAGACAAAGACAAGTTGAAGAGTCTGGAGGAGCAGCTCTCTGCACCAAAGAAAGAGGCCAAGCCCCCTGAAGAAATGATCCCTATTGTTAGCACAGGTATCCAGCACTTTCAAACTGGGATGCCCCTTGTCG GAGACTTTCTTCCATTTGCAGCTGCACCATCCACTCCCGCCCCAACCACCGCTTGCTCAGCTACTGGGCCCCCTACCCCGCAGTTTAGCTATCATGACATCAATGTGTACGCCCTTGCAGGGCTAGCCCCTCACATCAATATCAACATCAAC ATCCCCTTGCTTCAAGCCCACCCTCAGCTCAAGCAGTGTGTGAGACAGTCCATTGAGCGGGCCGTGCAAGAGCTCGTCCACCCCGTAGTGGACCGCTCCATCAAGATCGCCATGACAACCTGCGAGCAGATCGTCAGGAAGGACTTTGCTCTGGACTCGGAGGAGTCGCGCATGCGTGTGGCAGCTCATCATATGATGCGCAACCTGACTGCCGGCATGGCCATGATCACCTGCCGGGAGCCCCTGCTCATGAGCATCGCCACCAACCTGAAGAACAGCTTTGCTGCTGCCCTCAGG GCCCCCACCCCCcagcagagagagatgatggaggagGCTGCTGCCAGGGTCGCCCAGGACAACTGTGAGCTGGCCTGCTGCTTCATCCAGaagactgcagtggagaaggctGGCCCAGAGATGGACAAGAGGCTGGCAACG GAGTTTGAGCTGAGGAAGCATGCCCGTCAGGAGGGCCGTCGCTACTGTGACCCCGTTGTGCTGACCTACCAGGCCGAGCGCATGCCAGAGCAGATCAGACTCAAG GTTGGAGGCGTAGACCCCAAACAGCTGGCAGTGTATGAGGAGTTTGCCCGGAATGTTCCAGGCTTCCTACCCAGCAACGACCTGTCTCAGCCCACAGGATTCCTTGCCCAACCCATGAAG caacaggcaTGGGCCACGGATGACGTTGCTCAGATCTATGACAAGTGCATGGCAGACCTGGAGCAGCACCTCCACGCCATCCCTCCCGCGCTGGCCATGAACCCTCAGACCCAGGCTTTGCGCAGCCTGCTGGAGGCCGTGGCCCTAGCCAGGAACTCCCGGGACGGCATCGCCGCTCTGGGCCTGCTGCAGAAG GCTGTGGAGGGTCTGCTGGATGCTACCAGTGGTGCCGATGCTGACTTGCTTCTGCGGTATAGAGAGTGCCACCTGCTGGTGCTCAAAGCCCTCCAGGACGGCCGGGCATACGGGCCACTGTGGTGCAACAAGCAGATTACCAG GTGCCTGATTGAGTGCCGTGATGAGTACAAGTACAACGTGGAGGCTGTGGAGCTGCTGATCAGAAACCACCTGGTCAACATGCAGCAGTATGACCTGCACCTGGCACAG TCTATGGAGAATGGGCTGCACTACATGGCGGTGGCGTTTGCCATGCAGCTGGTGAAGCTGCTGTTGGTGGATGAGCGCAGTGTGAGCCACATTACCGAGGCAGACTTGTTCCACACTATCGAGACTCTGATGCGAACCAGCGCCCACTCCAGGGCCAACGCACCTGAGGG GCTTCCTCAGCTGATGGACGTGGTCCGTTCCAACTACGAGGCCATGATCGACCGGGCCCACGGAGGACCCAACTTTATGATGCACTCTGGCATCTCCCAGGCATCCGAGTACGACGACCCGCCGGGCCTGAGGGAGAAGGCTGAGTACCTGCTGAGGGAATGGGTCAACCTGTACCATTCTGCAGCCGCCGGCCGGGACAGCACCAAGGCCTTCTCTGCCtttgtgggacag ATGCACCAGCAGGGCATTCTGAAGACCGATGACCTGATCACTCGTTTCTTCCGGCTGTGCACGGAGATGTGTGTGGAGATCAGCTACCGTGCGcaggccgagcagcagcacaacccCGCGGCCAGCGCCGCCATCATCAGGGCCAAGTGTTACCACAACCTGGACGCCTTTGTGCGCCTCATCGCCCTGCTGGTCAAGCACTCCGGAGAGGCCACCAACACTGTCACCAAGATCAACCTGCTCAACAAG GTTCTAGGTATTGTGGTTGGAGTGTTGATCCAGGACCATGATGTGAGACAGACTGAGTTCCAGCAGTTGCCTTACCACCGCATCTTCATCATGCTGTTGCTCGAGCTCAATGCCCCCGAGCACGTGCTCGAGACCATCAACTTCCAGACCCTCACCGCCTTCTG CAACACTTTCCACATCCTGAGGCCTACCAAAGCCCCTGGCTTTGTTTACGCTTGGCTGGAGTTGATCTCTCACCGTATCTTCATCGCCAGGATGCTGGCGCACACCCCACAGCAGAAG GGTTGGCCCATGTATGCGCAACTTCTCATTGATCTGTTCAAGTACCTGGCGCCCTTCCTGAGGAATGTTGAGCTTAACAAACCTATGCAAATCCTCTACAAG GGTACCCTGCGCGTCCTTCTGGTCCTACTGCATGACTTCCCAGAGTTCCTGTGCGACTACCACTACGGCTTCTGCGACGTCATCCCGCCCAACTGCATCCAGCTCCGCAACCTGATTCTGAGTGCCTTCCCACGCAACATGAGGCTTCCAGACCCCTTCACTCCCAATCTGAAG GTTGACATGCTCAGCGAGATCAACATCGCTCCGCGCATCCTCACAAACTTCACCGGAGTGATGCCCTCTCAGTTCAAGAAGGATCTGGACTCGTACCTGAAGACACGCTCCCCCGTCACCTTCCTCTCTGAGCTCCGCAGCAATCTGCAGGTAGGGGGCGCCACTCTGGGTCCCTGGAAGTATTTGCAGCACAACGACACATCTTTAGAACAG GTGTCAAATGAGCCAGGCAACCGTTACAACATCCAGCTGATCAACGCTCTGGTGCTGTATGTGGGAACCCAGGCCATCGCACACATCCACAACAAGGGCAGCACCCCCTCCATGAGCACCATCACTCACTCAGCCCACATGGACATCTTCCAGAACCTGGCTGTGGACCTGGACACTGAGG GGCGTTATCTCTTCCTGAATGCCATTGCCAATCAGCTGCGCTACCCAAACAGCCACACCCATTACTTCAGCTGCACCATGCTGTACCTGTTTGCTGAGGCCAACACTGAGGCAATCCAGGAGCAGATTACCAG GGTTCTTCTGGAGAGGCTGATTGTGAACAGGCCTCATCCCTGGGGACTGCTCATCACCTTCATCGAGCTCATCAAGAATCCCGCCTTTAAGTTCTGGAGCCACGACTTTGTACACTGTGCCCCGGAGATCGAGAA gttgttCCAGTCAGTGGCTCAGTGCTGCATGGGGCAAAAGCAGGCTCAGCAGGTGATGGAGGGCACTGGtgccagttag